Sequence from the Deltaproteobacteria bacterium genome:
CGAGAAAGAAAAAACCGTAGAGACCCACGAATCTCCGGTGACCCATCTGGCGACGCTCTTTCCACTTCAGCGCCTGCTCCTTCGGCATTGCATATTCTTCTTCTTTGCTCATTATCTTCGGTTCCTAATGGCTTGTTGATGCAGCCTGCGCTCGCAAGCGTAGAATACGACCGCCCTCTGCAATGGTCTCAACTTCATGTCGGTACAATTCGCCGCCCACCGGACCAGCGGGGTTGATTTGAACAGAGCCGATGGTTGTCTTGATCAAAGCCCCAAATAAGTCGGTGCCATCCATGAGGATAAAATCTGGATGCTCAGCTCTCCACTTGGTTGCGTATTCTCGTGAGGTAAAAACCGCCGCACTCGGGCGACCTTGCAAATCCCCAGCTGACTCGATGTCTTCCGTGGCTAAAGGAGTCTCACTGCTCCATGGCGCTTTCAGGGCGAGCCAAAGGTTACTGGCTACAATTGCATGATAGAGTTTTTGTCGGCTCGCATCATTGCGAACCCGAGCTGCCATTTTCATTGCCCTGATTAATCGTACATTATCAGGTTCTTGAATATCGCTCATTAGCGCCTCGCGTTTTTGGGGTCATTCTGCTCTCTAGAATCGAGGTTCTGCTATGCCACCAACCCGAATTTGGCAAGTGATAACGATGCTCTTCATGATCACAACCGCTCTTAGCAAGCCTCAAATGGCTTCTGCAGCCCTCCCAGACGATAAATTACTGCACCTCGGAGCCGGGGTTGCTCTTGGCGCCGCCGGATACGGCTTGGCCGCGTGCCTTCATGAGAAAAGCTGGGTCCGCGCCTCGAGTGGCATGGCGTTGGGCGCACTGGTCGGTGGCACGAAGGAATGGCTCGATGCCAGGCACGGCGGCGAATCCTCGGGCCATGATTTTCTATCAACCCTCGCAGGTACCGCTCTGAGCGTCGGGTTACTCTTCATTTGGGACCAGTTAAGTCCTTATAAAGACGAAGAAAAAACCAAGACCGGCTCCTTGCCTTCCTCGCCAAATCGTGAGACGGCTCTAGGGCTACAGCCTTTGAATATGCTTACCAGGAATGCAACTAGCCATGAATCTGCACTTTCCACGGGAATTTCGGGACACGCTTTTCAAACTCGATCCCAGATCCCTTTTGGCGTTTCGTCTTCTTCTCACGACCGCACTCTTCACGGACCTCGCCGAGCGCTTCTTCAAC
This genomic interval carries:
- a CDS encoding SseB family protein; this translates as MSDIQEPDNVRLIRAMKMAARVRNDASRQKLYHAIVASNLWLALKAPWSSETPLATEDIESAGDLQGRPSAAVFTSREYATKWRAEHPDFILMDGTDLFGALIKTTIGSVQINPAGPVGGELYRHEVETIAEGGRILRLRAQAASTSH